A genomic stretch from Setaria italica strain Yugu1 chromosome VII, Setaria_italica_v2.0, whole genome shotgun sequence includes:
- the LOC101781664 gene encoding PLAT domain-containing protein 3 yields the protein MKSSSSSIALTCCLLLALVASHAAFAAAAQCTFEIIVKTGGREDAGTDSRVSLQVSAATGRTLTITNLESWGKMPAGHDYFERGHLDRFSGKGRCLPSEPCKMVLRSDGQGHKPGWYVDYVKVTQLGSRGSPKQRRWAVDQWLAIDEAPNQLFASRDGCGFAAALP from the coding sequence ATGaagtcgtcttcctcctcgatCGCCCTGACCTGCTGCCTCCTCCTTGCTCTTGTTGCGAGCCATGCCGCCTTCGCTGCTGCTGCCCAGTGCACGTTCGAGATCATCGTCAAGACAGGAGGCAGGGAGGACGCCGGCACCGACTCCCGCGTATCACTACAAGTGAGCGCCGCGACAGGCCGAACCCTGACGATCACGAACCTGGAATCCTGGGGCAAGATGCCCGCCGGCCACGACTACTTCGAGAGGGGACACCTGGACAGGTTCAGCGGCAAGGGCAGGTGCCTGCCCAGCGAGCCCTGCAAGATGGTCCTGAGATCCGACGGTCAGGGCCACAAACCCGGCTGGTATGTGGACTACGTGAAGGTCACCCAGTTGGGCAGTAGAGGATCGCCCAAGCAGCGCAGGTGGGCGGTGGATCAGTGGCTGGCCATCGATGAAGCGCCCAACCAGCTCTTCGCTTCCAGGGATGGCTGTGGCTTCGCCGCGGCATTGCCGTGA